One segment of Streptomyces sp. NBC_00576 DNA contains the following:
- a CDS encoding IS3 family transposase, with protein MVRAGVQASMGSVGDSFDNALAENLWMLIKTECIRGRVFATRAEANLALFEYIDGFYNPRRIQKRLGYLSPIEFEEKHYADQAAAEPVNLKPRQPALTC; from the coding sequence CTGGTCAGAGCAGGTGTTCAAGCGTCCATGGGCTCGGTCGGCGACTCCTTCGACAATGCCCTGGCGGAGAACCTGTGGATGCTGATCAAGACCGAGTGCATCCGCGGCCGCGTCTTCGCGACCAGGGCCGAGGCGAATCTCGCGCTCTTCGAGTACATCGACGGCTTCTATAACCCCCGCCGCATCCAGAAGCGCCTCGGCTACCTCAGCCCCATCGAGTTCGAAGAGAAGCACTACGCCGACCAGGCAGCGGCCGAACCAGTGAACCTGAAACCACGTCAACCCGCCCTGACCTGCTAG
- a CDS encoding IS3 family transposase, giving the protein MTALLDEHPHLGVEPVLRELHIPSSTYYRWRQAEKDPCERIRQDTELTGQIRQIHQDSGGIYGSPRIHAVLKREGVHVGRKRVERLMRQAGLAGISPLRSKGFTAETRTPTSPLTWCNATSRHTRRTGCGSPT; this is encoded by the coding sequence GTGACCGCGCTCCTCGACGAGCACCCGCACCTGGGGGTCGAGCCCGTACTGCGGGAACTGCACATCCCCTCCTCCACCTACTACCGCTGGCGCCAGGCCGAGAAGGACCCCTGCGAACGGATCCGCCAGGACACCGAGCTGACCGGGCAGATCCGGCAGATCCACCAGGACTCCGGCGGGATCTACGGATCGCCCAGGATCCATGCCGTCCTGAAGCGCGAGGGTGTCCACGTCGGCCGCAAGCGGGTCGAGCGGCTCATGCGCCAGGCCGGCCTGGCCGGGATCAGCCCCCTCAGGAGCAAGGGTTTCACCGCCGAGACCCGGACGCCGACCTCGCCCCTGACCTGGTGCAACGCGACTTCACGGCACACGCGCCGAACCGGCTGTGGGTCACCGACCTGA
- a CDS encoding transposase, which produces MPAPRKYPLELRERAVRMYRTAEPKPVIRRMAEELGVHHEALRNWIRQAEADAGERDDLLTTEEKNELAQLRREVRDLRRANEVLRTASAFFAAQLDPTRPR; this is translated from the coding sequence ATGCCTGCCCCGAGGAAGTACCCGCTGGAGTTGCGTGAGCGTGCGGTGCGGATGTACCGGACCGCCGAGCCGAAGCCGGTGATCCGCCGCATGGCCGAGGAACTCGGCGTGCATCACGAAGCCCTGCGGAACTGGATCCGGCAGGCCGAGGCCGACGCCGGCGAGCGGGACGACCTGCTCACCACCGAAGAGAAGAACGAGCTCGCCCAGCTGCGGCGCGAGGTGCGGGACCTGCGCCGGGCGAACGAGGTCCTGCGGACGGCCTCGGCTTTTTTCGCCGCGCAGCTCGACCCGACCCGGCCCAGGTGA
- a CDS encoding flavin reductase family protein, whose protein sequence is MPDPIPASREADTVTSGEFRRVLGRFATGIVAVAALDAVGRPAALAVNSFASVSLRPPLVSFCVAETSSSWPRIRPTERIGVSILADHQLPVCDRLAASGPDKLHGTEWHLSPGGAPLVAGAIGWLECSLQDEYWAGDHVIALCHVHHLAVGESDAPLLFHSGRYGTFRPGPLPMHR, encoded by the coding sequence GTGCCCGACCCGATACCGGCGTCGCGCGAGGCAGATACCGTCACGTCCGGAGAGTTCCGTCGGGTTCTCGGCAGGTTCGCCACAGGCATCGTCGCCGTCGCGGCCCTGGACGCCGTCGGCCGACCCGCCGCGCTGGCGGTGAACTCCTTCGCCTCGGTCTCCCTCCGGCCGCCGTTGGTCTCCTTCTGCGTGGCGGAGACGAGCAGCAGCTGGCCACGGATCCGGCCGACCGAGCGGATCGGGGTGAGCATCCTCGCCGACCACCAGCTGCCCGTCTGCGACCGGCTGGCCGCCAGCGGCCCGGACAAGCTGCATGGCACAGAGTGGCACCTCTCCCCCGGCGGAGCGCCGCTCGTGGCGGGCGCGATCGGCTGGCTCGAATGTTCCCTGCAGGACGAGTACTGGGCCGGCGACCATGTGATCGCACTGTGCCACGTTCACCACTTGGCAGTCGGCGAGAGCGATGCCCCGTTGCTCTTCCACAGCGGCCGCTACGGCACCTTCCGGCCTGGCCCGCTCCCCATGCACCGCTGA
- a CDS encoding DDE-type integrase/transposase/recombinase has translation MIPTLEGPLWLSAIRDAFSRRVVAWETSARADADLVLTSLEYALASREVAPGELVHHADHGTPNTRPPSSQPAWSEQVFKRPWARSATPSTMPWRRTCGC, from the coding sequence ATGATCCCCACCCTGGAGGGGCCCCTGTGGCTGTCGGCGATCCGCGATGCCTTCTCCCGCAGAGTCGTGGCCTGGGAGACCTCCGCCCGCGCGGACGCCGACCTGGTCCTCACCTCCCTCGAGTACGCGCTGGCCAGCCGCGAGGTCGCCCCTGGCGAACTCGTCCACCATGCGGATCACGGCACGCCCAATACACGTCCACCAAGCTCACAACCCGCCTGGTCAGAGCAGGTGTTCAAGCGTCCATGGGCTCGGTCGGCGACTCCTTCGACAATGCCCTGGCGGAGAACCTGTGGATGCTGA
- a CDS encoding helix-turn-helix transcriptional regulator has product MRRTTARAAEAASDTGDRRPLMSAEELADFLGVPLNTVYVWNHRRQGPRAHKVGRYLRYRWPEVEAWLEAQAVDRAV; this is encoded by the coding sequence ATGCGTCGAACCACTGCCCGTGCGGCAGAAGCCGCCAGTGACACGGGGGACCGCCGCCCGCTGATGAGCGCTGAGGAACTGGCTGACTTCCTCGGTGTGCCGCTGAACACGGTCTACGTATGGAATCACCGACGCCAGGGTCCGCGAGCCCACAAGGTCGGCCGCTATTTGCGCTACCGCTGGCCGGAGGTGGAGGCATGGCTGGAAGCTCAGGCAGTGGATCGCGCGGTCTGA
- a CDS encoding DUF6308 family protein: protein MRLLVEYFTRRRSSGDPFYSGAHFERLGGGGDTEHVADCFDSNDLVVITTLSVSLKPHGAMSLLSDPDGHWARLLSLTPRDARLENPGSDALMEEGGPAWELWERLAGSKQYPRKPDGSGPVVAGKLLARKRPHPIPIYDIRIKQLFERPKVDHSFWPALAAALRADNCSFRDQVVCLRDKGRYR, encoded by the coding sequence GTGCGCCTACTGGTCGAGTACTTCACCCGACGACGCTCAAGCGGTGACCCGTTCTATTCCGGTGCGCACTTCGAGCGCCTGGGTGGGGGAGGGGACACCGAGCACGTCGCGGACTGCTTCGACAGCAACGACCTGGTCGTCATCACTACGCTCAGTGTCTCCCTCAAGCCGCACGGGGCGATGAGCTTGCTGTCCGACCCCGACGGGCACTGGGCGCGCCTGCTGTCGCTCACCCCTCGTGACGCGCGCTTGGAGAATCCTGGAAGCGATGCGCTTATGGAGGAGGGCGGACCCGCGTGGGAGTTGTGGGAACGCCTGGCCGGCAGCAAGCAGTACCCCCGCAAGCCCGACGGCAGCGGCCCGGTTGTCGCAGGCAAATTGCTGGCCCGCAAGCGTCCCCACCCCATCCCCATCTACGACATCCGCATCAAGCAGCTGTTCGAGCGACCGAAGGTGGACCACTCCTTCTGGCCCGCACTGGCTGCCGCCCTGCGGGCGGACAACTGCTCCTTCCGCGATCAGGTGGTCTGTCTCCGCGACAAGGGCCGGTATCGGTGA
- the mpaM gene encoding daptide-type RiPP biosynthesis methyltransferase yields the protein MTEYQLKGTAAALVELFAGKIHQHGMYDSEGAAFYHSFTLRDNAEVEELLSSAEGRPGPVLELCCGSGRLTLPFLEQGFEVVGLDNSPSMLELLDERMREPEYQEYADRLSTVEGDMTDFALDRKFGLIVLGATAVWNLTQEQRAQLFRGVREHLAEDGRFLLTVLDIAGFESASAAFEYTSVFPTKDDRSPVLCTFIDRIEPDGLRSTSILANRVQNGEVVDTAMYTAWTHLAPLGALEKELAAEGLKLVAQHELVNRHQITRSSSARRRLLLEAML from the coding sequence ATGACCGAATACCAGCTCAAGGGCACCGCCGCAGCTCTGGTGGAGCTGTTCGCCGGGAAGATCCACCAGCACGGCATGTACGACTCGGAAGGTGCCGCCTTTTACCACTCGTTCACCCTGCGGGACAACGCCGAAGTGGAGGAGCTGCTGAGCTCCGCGGAGGGGCGGCCGGGCCCGGTGCTGGAGCTGTGCTGCGGCTCCGGCCGACTGACCCTGCCGTTCCTGGAGCAGGGCTTCGAGGTGGTCGGGCTCGACAACTCGCCGTCGATGCTGGAGCTCCTCGACGAGCGGATGCGGGAGCCGGAGTACCAGGAATACGCGGACCGGCTGAGCACCGTCGAGGGCGACATGACGGACTTCGCGCTGGACCGCAAGTTCGGCCTGATCGTGCTCGGCGCGACGGCGGTGTGGAACCTCACGCAGGAGCAGCGCGCACAGCTGTTCCGGGGTGTGCGCGAGCACCTCGCCGAGGACGGCCGCTTCCTGCTGACGGTGCTGGACATCGCCGGGTTCGAGAGCGCGTCCGCCGCCTTCGAGTACACCTCGGTCTTCCCGACCAAGGACGACCGCTCGCCGGTGCTGTGCACCTTCATCGACCGGATCGAACCGGACGGCCTGCGCTCCACCAGCATCCTCGCCAACCGTGTGCAGAACGGTGAGGTCGTCGACACGGCCATGTACACCGCCTGGACGCATCTGGCTCCGCTCGGTGCCCTGGAGAAGGAACTGGCGGCCGAGGGCCTGAAGCTGGTCGCCCAGCATGAGCTGGTGAACCGTCACCAGATCACCCGCAGCAGCAGCGCGCGCCGTCGACTGCTCCTCGAGGCCATGCTCTGA
- a CDS encoding ABC transporter permease: MTALNPMRALNPMRALNPMRALDRTTWTLTWRLTRAGGRTGLLATGLAVAAAAISTALLLVCVAANLGFQQRADRIDWRSPIRSAAPAAIEAVGTTFSGSTPVTVVDVAQLPGRKAPAPPGMTHFPEPGEMWVSPALADLLHRLPTGSHPVPGTPAGTLGRAALAHPGELVAVVGHIPTAPAVTAPREDDPRRPGDTVTPTRVADFTGRRSSDGIGSGYVVLAEIAAILVAVPLLILGASSARLSVSRRDQRLAALRLIGATPGRIAGMTAAESALTATVGTLLGAIGYGLLVPLAAQVSVAGGSWYAADLWVGLPVLLAVLAGVVAMVIVSALIGLRQVVVGPLGVARRSRPPRMSFVRALVFVAVILGYSWYTEHHKSDINGVLGFFAVVFLALSVIGPWVVGILGRIVSARARQAATLLAGRRLLDDPKSAWRTVSGLTLAGFVAGFFALFSFGGGSPWGHPDTLAVAVPKNRVAVVQHEARDRLERAGVTATVGSDTDWVAMGGGENSVQVTVTVPGGTQNLDRARTALTSLVPGQYPITGTDIDWSNRLFARDFSTATRIVLGVTFITAIASAGITAASSVLDRRRTYALLRLAGTPLRILDAARRKETLIPVAVLAGGSVLTGVFAAAPLTLLGGGSSFDAGSGITLAACFGLGVGGLLAASALSRPLLRSVTRRAGPHAE; this comes from the coding sequence ATGACGGCACTCAACCCGATGAGGGCTCTGAACCCGATGAGGGCTCTGAACCCGATGAGGGCACTGGACCGCACCACCTGGACCCTGACCTGGCGGCTGACCCGCGCCGGCGGCCGCACCGGCCTGCTGGCCACCGGCCTCGCCGTCGCCGCGGCCGCCATCAGCACCGCGTTGCTGCTGGTCTGCGTGGCCGCCAACCTCGGCTTCCAGCAACGCGCCGACCGCATCGACTGGCGCAGCCCCATCAGGTCGGCGGCCCCAGCCGCGATCGAGGCCGTCGGCACCACGTTCAGCGGAAGCACCCCGGTCACCGTCGTGGACGTGGCACAGCTGCCGGGCAGGAAGGCCCCGGCCCCGCCCGGCATGACCCACTTCCCCGAGCCCGGCGAGATGTGGGTCTCCCCGGCCCTCGCCGACCTGCTCCACCGCCTCCCCACCGGCAGCCACCCCGTCCCCGGCACCCCGGCCGGCACCCTGGGCCGCGCCGCACTGGCGCACCCCGGCGAACTCGTCGCCGTCGTCGGCCACATACCGACCGCCCCCGCCGTCACCGCCCCGCGCGAGGACGACCCGCGCCGCCCCGGCGACACCGTCACCCCCACCAGGGTCGCCGACTTCACCGGACGGCGCTCGAGCGACGGCATCGGCAGCGGGTACGTGGTGCTCGCGGAGATCGCCGCCATTCTCGTCGCCGTACCGCTGCTGATCCTCGGCGCCTCCTCGGCGCGCCTGTCGGTCTCCCGCCGCGACCAGCGTCTCGCCGCACTGCGGCTCATCGGCGCCACGCCCGGCCGGATCGCCGGGATGACGGCGGCCGAGTCGGCCCTCACCGCCACGGTGGGCACGCTGCTGGGCGCTATCGGCTACGGGCTGCTGGTTCCCCTCGCCGCTCAGGTGTCCGTGGCGGGCGGCTCCTGGTACGCGGCCGACCTGTGGGTCGGGCTCCCGGTACTGCTCGCCGTACTCGCCGGAGTCGTTGCCATGGTGATCGTCAGCGCGCTCATCGGGCTGCGCCAGGTCGTGGTCGGCCCGCTGGGCGTGGCGCGGCGCTCGCGGCCACCTCGGATGAGCTTCGTCCGTGCCCTGGTCTTCGTCGCGGTGATCCTCGGCTACTCGTGGTACACCGAGCACCACAAGAGCGACATCAACGGCGTCCTGGGGTTCTTCGCCGTCGTCTTCCTCGCCCTGTCCGTGATCGGCCCGTGGGTGGTCGGCATCCTCGGCCGGATCGTCAGCGCCAGGGCCCGGCAGGCGGCGACCCTGCTGGCCGGGCGGCGACTGCTGGACGATCCGAAGAGCGCGTGGCGTACGGTCTCCGGGCTCACCCTCGCCGGATTCGTCGCCGGGTTCTTCGCCCTCTTCAGCTTCGGCGGAGGCTCCCCGTGGGGCCACCCCGACACCCTCGCCGTGGCCGTGCCGAAGAACCGGGTGGCCGTGGTCCAGCACGAGGCGCGGGACCGCCTGGAGCGCGCCGGCGTCACCGCCACCGTCGGCAGCGACACCGACTGGGTCGCCATGGGCGGCGGCGAGAACAGCGTCCAGGTCACGGTCACCGTGCCCGGCGGCACCCAGAACCTCGATCGCGCCCGCACCGCGCTGACCTCCCTCGTGCCCGGCCAGTACCCGATCACCGGCACCGACATCGACTGGTCCAACCGGCTGTTCGCCCGGGACTTCTCCACCGCCACCCGGATCGTCCTCGGCGTCACCTTCATCACCGCCATCGCCTCTGCCGGGATCACCGCGGCCTCCTCCGTCCTGGACCGCCGCCGCACCTACGCCCTGCTGAGGCTGGCGGGCACCCCGCTGCGGATCCTGGACGCGGCCCGCCGCAAGGAGACCCTCATCCCGGTGGCCGTGCTGGCCGGCGGCTCCGTCCTGACCGGCGTCTTCGCCGCCGCCCCGCTCACCCTCCTCGGCGGCGGATCGTCCTTCGACGCGGGCAGCGGCATCACGCTCGCCGCGTGTTTCGGTCTCGGCGTCGGCGGACTGCTGGCGGCGAGTGCGCTCAGCCGCCCCCTGCTGAGGTCGGTCACTCGGCGGGCGGGCCCACACGCGGAATGA
- a CDS encoding MupA/Atu3671 family FMN-dependent luciferase-like monooxygenase — protein MDFSLFYFADYGAAADDRYRLLLDSAKFADTHGFTAVWTPERHFHEFGGQYPNAAVTGAALAVATEQIAIRAGSVVAPLHHPARIAEEWSVVDNLSRGRVGVSLASGWHSVDFVLRPENYQDRKEVLVRTVETLRRLWAREEVAFPDGAGQESKVRIFPPPVQSELPMWLTSAGSAETFRTAGRLGTGVLTHLIGQEISDLERNITAYRAELAAAHGPGARGHVALMLHTLLGTDREKVREEVREPFGDYLRSSIGLITKTAAAALPGGIDLERLSPQDREFLVARSFDRYFDTGGLFGTIEDGLETVGRLRAAGVDEVACLIDFGVPEDRVLEGLHPLNTLRERCADDHGEDR, from the coding sequence GTGGACTTCAGTCTCTTCTATTTCGCGGACTACGGGGCCGCGGCCGATGACCGCTACCGTCTTCTGCTGGACAGCGCGAAATTCGCGGACACCCACGGATTCACCGCAGTGTGGACACCGGAACGCCATTTCCATGAATTCGGCGGCCAATATCCCAACGCGGCCGTCACCGGCGCTGCGCTTGCGGTGGCGACCGAGCAGATAGCCATCCGCGCGGGCAGTGTGGTCGCACCGCTGCACCATCCGGCGCGGATCGCGGAGGAGTGGTCCGTGGTGGACAACCTGTCCCGGGGCCGGGTGGGCGTGTCGCTGGCGTCGGGCTGGCACTCGGTGGACTTCGTCCTGCGGCCGGAGAACTACCAGGACCGCAAGGAGGTCCTGGTGCGCACCGTGGAGACGCTGCGCCGGCTGTGGGCGCGGGAGGAGGTGGCGTTCCCGGACGGCGCGGGCCAGGAGTCGAAGGTGCGGATCTTCCCGCCGCCGGTCCAGTCGGAGCTGCCGATGTGGCTGACGAGCGCCGGTTCCGCCGAGACGTTCCGTACGGCCGGCCGGCTCGGCACGGGTGTGCTGACGCATCTGATCGGCCAGGAGATCTCCGACCTGGAGCGCAACATCACCGCCTACCGCGCGGAACTGGCGGCCGCGCACGGCCCCGGGGCGCGCGGCCATGTGGCGCTGATGCTGCACACCTTGCTGGGCACGGACCGCGAGAAGGTCCGTGAGGAGGTCCGCGAGCCGTTCGGCGACTACCTGCGCAGCTCGATCGGACTGATCACGAAGACGGCCGCGGCGGCACTGCCCGGTGGCATCGATCTGGAACGGCTGTCGCCGCAGGACCGCGAGTTCCTCGTGGCGCGTTCGTTCGACCGCTACTTCGACACGGGCGGACTGTTCGGCACGATCGAGGACGGCTTGGAAACCGTTGGGCGGCTGCGCGCGGCAGGGGTCGACGAGGTCGCCTGCCTGATCGACTTCGGGGTGCCCGAGGACCGGGTGCTGGAGGGCTTGCACCCCTTGAACACGCTGCGCGAGCGATGCGCCGACGACCACGGGGAGGACCGATGA
- a CDS encoding SDR family NAD(P)-dependent oxidoreductase produces MSSGELTGLTALVTGGASGIGLATARMLAARGAQVACLDLNALDADGKSAVPEPLIGVYGDVADDASVDTAVAKAAERLGGLDILVNNAGILGRGTVESGELAEWKRVFDVNVFGMVRVARAALPYLRRSEHASIVNMCSLGATVGLPNAAVYCSSKGAVLALTTAMAADHLHEGIRVNCVTPAPVDTPWVRRLVDAASDPEAAFAAVSGRQPNGRLVTPEEVATAICYLAGPAAGSTTGVSLPVDGGSRGVLLSMDPRVLPARSRL; encoded by the coding sequence ATGAGCAGTGGTGAACTGACCGGGCTGACAGCCCTGGTGACTGGCGGTGCCTCCGGCATCGGGCTGGCCACCGCCCGCATGCTGGCGGCCCGGGGCGCGCAGGTGGCCTGCCTGGACCTCAACGCGCTGGACGCGGACGGGAAGTCGGCCGTTCCCGAGCCGCTGATCGGGGTGTACGGCGACGTCGCGGACGACGCCTCGGTGGACACGGCCGTGGCGAAGGCCGCCGAACGGCTGGGCGGCCTGGACATCCTGGTCAACAACGCGGGCATCCTCGGCCGGGGAACCGTGGAGTCGGGTGAACTCGCCGAGTGGAAGCGGGTCTTCGACGTCAACGTGTTCGGCATGGTGCGGGTCGCCCGTGCCGCGCTGCCGTATCTGAGGCGCTCGGAGCACGCGTCCATCGTGAACATGTGCTCGCTGGGTGCCACCGTCGGGCTGCCCAACGCGGCGGTGTACTGCTCCTCGAAGGGAGCGGTGCTCGCCCTGACCACGGCCATGGCCGCCGATCACCTGCACGAGGGCATCAGGGTCAACTGTGTGACCCCGGCCCCGGTCGATACCCCGTGGGTACGCCGGCTCGTGGATGCCGCGAGCGACCCGGAAGCCGCTTTCGCCGCGGTCAGCGGGCGGCAGCCGAACGGGCGGCTGGTCACACCGGAGGAGGTGGCCACAGCGATCTGCTATCTCGCCGGCCCGGCCGCGGGCTCGACCACCGGGGTCTCGCTCCCCGTCGACGGGGGCAGCCGGGGTGTCCTGCTGAGCATGGATCCACGTGTGCTGCCAGCCCGTTCCAGGCTCTGA
- a CDS encoding IS5 family transposase, whose protein sequence is MSERKPYKTDLSDEQWALVEPVITAWKAAHPSVSGHQGRYMMREIVNALLYQGRSGCQWDLLPHDFPPPGAVKYYFYTWRDDGIDQTIHDLLRWQVREKMGRKADPSLVVLDTQSVHAAAGVPAQSTGRDAAKKVPGRKRGLAVDVLGLVIAVVVAAASAHENAVGIALLDKVAADTDAVEKALVDQGLKNAVVAHGQKVGIAVEVVERNPAQTGFVPQAKRWVVERAFGILVLSRRLVRDYEHRPRSSESRVYWAMTAVILRRLTGATAPAWRTA, encoded by the coding sequence GTGAGCGAGCGCAAGCCCTACAAGACCGACCTGAGCGATGAGCAGTGGGCGCTGGTCGAGCCGGTGATCACCGCGTGGAAGGCCGCGCATCCCTCGGTCAGCGGCCATCAGGGCCGGTACATGATGCGGGAGATCGTCAACGCGCTGCTCTACCAAGGCCGTTCAGGCTGTCAGTGGGACCTGCTCCCACACGACTTCCCGCCGCCCGGCGCGGTGAAGTACTACTTCTACACCTGGCGCGACGACGGCATCGACCAGACCATCCACGACCTGCTGCGCTGGCAGGTGCGGGAGAAGATGGGCCGGAAGGCGGACCCGAGCCTGGTGGTGCTCGACACCCAGAGCGTGCACGCCGCGGCCGGAGTGCCCGCGCAGTCGACGGGACGTGATGCGGCAAAAAAAGTACCGGGCCGCAAGCGCGGCCTGGCCGTTGACGTGTTGGGGCTGGTGATCGCGGTGGTCGTGGCGGCCGCGTCGGCGCACGAGAACGCCGTCGGGATCGCGCTGCTGGACAAGGTCGCCGCCGACACGGACGCCGTGGAGAAGGCCCTGGTCGACCAGGGCCTCAAGAACGCGGTCGTCGCGCACGGGCAGAAGGTGGGCATCGCGGTGGAGGTCGTGGAGCGCAACCCCGCGCAGACCGGGTTCGTTCCCCAGGCCAAGCGGTGGGTCGTGGAGCGCGCCTTTGGGATCTTGGTGTTGTCCCGCAGGCTGGTGCGCGACTACGAACACCGGCCCCGCAGTTCGGAGTCGCGGGTGTACTGGGCGATGACCGCGGTGATACTGCGCCGGCTGACCGGGGCGACCGCGCCGGCCTGGCGCACCGCATGA
- a CDS encoding SCO6745 family protein, with amino-acid sequence MTQNPDRDSLALARQTWRTLEPYHGGVYFSPEAAGQYAELGVDARTGYFASRSAALGAAPADLVIATFYNFNPQVVRRAIPAAWEAATPQRFAAARLAGIDTTLRRILGADVSSPALVRAAELARTAAEATVRHPQGRPLFAAHAALPWPSAPHLVLWHAQTLLREFRGDGHVAALLTAGLSGLEALVTHAATGDIDAGVLRDSRAWTPEQWGQAVQSLRERGWLDDGPHLALTEDGTRRRAEIEYTTDRLAALPYLTLGPVACAELRSLVRPFSLAVAKELLPWAADRLGEEST; translated from the coding sequence ATGACGCAGAACCCGGACCGCGACAGCCTGGCCCTCGCACGCCAGACCTGGAGAACTCTCGAGCCCTACCACGGGGGTGTCTACTTCTCGCCCGAAGCCGCAGGCCAGTACGCCGAGTTGGGCGTGGACGCCAGGACGGGGTACTTCGCGTCCCGCTCCGCCGCACTCGGTGCCGCTCCGGCGGATCTGGTCATCGCCACGTTCTACAACTTCAATCCCCAGGTGGTGCGCAGAGCCATACCCGCGGCATGGGAAGCCGCCACGCCCCAGCGGTTCGCCGCCGCCCGGCTCGCCGGGATCGATACCACGCTCCGCCGCATCCTCGGCGCGGACGTCTCCTCACCGGCGCTGGTCCGCGCGGCGGAATTGGCCCGTACCGCGGCTGAAGCGACCGTCCGCCATCCACAAGGCCGCCCCCTCTTCGCCGCGCACGCCGCACTGCCGTGGCCGAGCGCACCCCACCTCGTGCTCTGGCACGCGCAGACTCTGCTGCGGGAGTTCCGTGGCGACGGTCACGTGGCGGCACTACTGACTGCCGGACTGAGCGGGCTCGAGGCTCTCGTCACGCACGCTGCCACAGGCGACATCGACGCAGGGGTGCTGCGCGACTCGCGGGCATGGACGCCGGAACAGTGGGGACAGGCCGTGCAGAGCCTGCGTGAGCGTGGATGGCTCGACGACGGACCTCACCTGGCCCTGACCGAGGACGGTACGCGGCGCAGGGCGGAGATCGAGTACACCACCGACAGGCTTGCCGCCCTCCCTTACCTCACACTCGGTCCTGTGGCCTGCGCCGAACTTCGTTCGCTGGTGAGGCCGTTCAGCCTGGCGGTGGCCAAGGAGCTCCTGCCGTGGGCAGCCGACCGCCTCGGCGAAGAGAGCACATGA
- a CDS encoding tyrosine-type recombinase/integrase, with protein MRVKDVNASSLLDWLHDRRRLLESSTLRLVFDNLRAVFDLAVDDSLIPKNPCLAKSVQDAKPKRGDGGRAELTLTWEDTQKIRAELPDRYKALVDCGRGLGLRQGEIFGLSPEDIDWAHPDGSMVHVQRQVVHDGSFLVFDLPKGGDGEDPKDRWVELTDDVAIPLREHMEKYPPVEVTRPWGSKGGNPVTLQLIFYTREKTAIQSNWFNSYRWKPALAAAGLIKPLDPNTKGRRWEKSRDMMMHALRHLYASMMINGGVDVYTLADRLGHADPAFTLRKYVHRIAGAGSKIRIAVQSAYTRAA; from the coding sequence ATGCGCGTAAAGGACGTGAACGCGTCGTCTTTGCTGGACTGGCTGCACGACCGTCGTCGGCTGCTCGAAAGTTCCACGCTGCGCCTGGTCTTCGACAATCTTCGGGCTGTCTTTGACCTGGCCGTGGACGACAGCCTGATACCCAAAAATCCATGCCTCGCCAAATCGGTGCAGGACGCCAAGCCGAAGCGGGGAGACGGCGGCCGGGCAGAGCTGACCCTGACATGGGAGGACACACAGAAGATCCGTGCCGAACTTCCCGACCGCTACAAGGCGCTCGTAGACTGCGGTCGCGGCCTGGGCCTTCGTCAAGGAGAAATATTCGGCCTGTCACCAGAAGACATCGACTGGGCACATCCGGACGGCTCGATGGTGCACGTGCAACGGCAAGTAGTCCACGACGGCTCGTTCCTGGTATTCGACCTCCCCAAGGGCGGAGACGGCGAGGACCCGAAGGACCGGTGGGTCGAACTGACCGACGACGTGGCCATCCCCCTGCGCGAACACATGGAGAAGTACCCGCCCGTCGAGGTGACCCGACCGTGGGGCAGCAAAGGCGGCAACCCGGTCACGTTGCAGCTGATCTTCTACACTCGGGAGAAGACCGCCATTCAGTCGAATTGGTTCAACTCCTACCGCTGGAAGCCTGCTCTTGCGGCGGCCGGCCTCATCAAGCCCCTTGACCCCAACACGAAGGGACGGCGCTGGGAGAAGTCCCGCGACATGATGATGCACGCCCTCCGACACCTGTACGCGTCGATGATGATCAACGGCGGGGTAGACGTGTACACACTCGCGGATCGGCTCGGACACGCCGATCCTGCGTTTACTCTGCGTAAGTACGTGCACCGGATCGCGGGGGCCGGTTCCAAGATCCGCATCGCGGTCCAGAGCGCCTACACGAGGGCCGCGTGA